One region of Faecalibacter bovis genomic DNA includes:
- a CDS encoding SRPBCC family protein — translation MKITAQASIQILRPIQEVYESIIMPDKMSTYFIESSSGPLEAYKTVIWKFPEFNDTFPVTGILMKPNEYISFDWSGGEDNMMVEIYLEKFGEDFTVVNVIEHEFNSDKEGIETAMRQTGGWANFLACMKASLEYGINLRTGAFDFMKP, via the coding sequence ATGAAGATAACAGCACAAGCAAGTATTCAAATTTTAAGGCCTATCCAAGAGGTTTACGAATCCATTATTATGCCCGATAAAATGAGTACTTATTTTATCGAATCTTCATCAGGTCCTTTAGAAGCTTACAAAACTGTAATTTGGAAATTTCCTGAATTTAATGACACTTTCCCGGTTACCGGAATTTTGATGAAACCCAACGAGTATATTTCTTTCGATTGGAGCGGCGGCGAAGATAATATGATGGTAGAAATTTATCTTGAAAAATTTGGTGAAGATTTTACAGTTGTTAATGTCATTGAACACGAATTTAATTCGGATAAAGAAGGTATAGAAACTGCAATGAGACAAACCGGTGGTTGGGCAAATTTCTTAGCGTGTATGAAAGCAAGTTTAGAATATGGAATCAATTTACGCACAGGTGCATTTGATTTTATGAAACCTTAA
- a CDS encoding VOC family protein produces the protein MGENKNKFGKILWSDLTVENADQIKDFYKEVVGWEENPVPMKDGEDDYVDYGMGIDGEGSAGICNKRGKHSHLPSQWIMYINVENVEYSLNKVLELGGKLIHEARKKDGSYFYVIVSDPAGAVFGLGDFNS, from the coding sequence ATGGGCGAAAACAAAAATAAATTTGGTAAAATACTTTGGTCTGATTTAACGGTAGAAAATGCGGATCAAATAAAAGATTTCTATAAAGAAGTTGTTGGTTGGGAAGAAAATCCTGTGCCGATGAAAGATGGAGAGGATGATTATGTGGATTATGGAATGGGAATCGACGGCGAAGGTTCTGCCGGAATTTGTAATAAAAGAGGGAAACATAGTCATTTACCATCGCAATGGATTATGTATATTAATGTAGAAAATGTTGAATATTCTTTAAATAAAGTATTAGAATTGGGTGGTAAATTAATCCACGAAGCGCGTAAAAAAGACGGTTCTTATTTTTATGTGATTGTTTCTGATCCAGCTGGTGCAGTTTTCGGTTTAGGAGATTTTAATTCTTAA
- a CDS encoding AMP-dependent synthetase/ligase yields the protein MNQPKRLFDLPYRQLELFPNLNMLNTKVNGQWKAITSKQFIDMVNEVSRGLIAIGVKQGEKVGLISENRLEWNVIDFAIQQVGGVVVAIYPNISDADYEYIFKDANIKVCLVSTDNLYDRINNLKSNLPTLERLYMINPSPGKTNWNELIDAGNTINQTEVEVAKDAVQEDDLVTLIYTSGTTGNPKGVMLSHKNILSNSMAADRPTPTKAYDKSLTFLPACHAYERMIQYLYMYKGMQVYYAESMETIGENMKEIQPHMISAVPRLLEKVYEKIMAKGNELSGIKRKLFFWSVEVGEAYDPDPTKRDFFYDIKYAIAHKLVLSKWKKGLGGNLGAVCSGSAALNQRLMRLYFAAKVNVYEGYGLTEASPLISVNSYQDGVLIGTVGPAIPGVEFKLASDCEIMVKGPNVMLGYYNNPEATAEVLKDGWLYTGDIGEIIDGKFLKIVDRKKEMFKTSGGKYIVPTAIESKMVESDFIEQMMVVGETHKFPAALIVPSYQNLMDWAKANAKDLLSLSKDEFLKSETVYNKIMSEVEKGNIHFGNWEKIKKFAIIPNEFTIDGGELTPTLKLKRKVIAAKYKNEIEMIYQ from the coding sequence ATGAATCAACCTAAACGATTGTTTGATTTACCTTACCGACAATTAGAGTTATTTCCAAACCTAAATATGCTTAATACAAAAGTTAATGGGCAATGGAAAGCAATTACTTCTAAGCAATTTATCGACATGGTAAATGAAGTCTCAAGAGGTCTTATTGCAATAGGTGTAAAACAAGGTGAGAAAGTTGGTTTAATTTCCGAGAATCGTTTAGAATGGAATGTTATCGATTTCGCTATTCAACAAGTAGGTGGTGTTGTCGTGGCAATTTATCCAAATATCTCTGATGCTGATTACGAATATATTTTTAAAGACGCTAACATCAAAGTTTGTTTGGTTAGCACTGATAATTTATATGATCGTATTAACAATCTAAAATCTAACTTACCTACTTTAGAAAGATTGTATATGATTAATCCATCTCCAGGTAAAACAAATTGGAATGAATTAATTGATGCAGGAAATACAATCAATCAAACTGAAGTTGAGGTTGCGAAAGATGCAGTACAAGAAGATGATTTAGTGACATTAATTTACACTTCAGGAACTACAGGTAATCCTAAAGGAGTAATGTTATCGCACAAAAACATTTTAAGTAATTCGATGGCTGCTGATCGTCCTACACCAACTAAAGCATACGATAAATCACTTACATTTCTACCAGCTTGTCACGCTTACGAACGAATGATTCAGTATTTATACATGTACAAAGGAATGCAAGTATATTATGCCGAATCGATGGAAACTATCGGAGAAAATATGAAAGAAATTCAACCTCATATGATTTCTGCTGTTCCGCGTTTATTAGAAAAGGTTTATGAGAAAATCATGGCTAAAGGAAATGAATTATCAGGTATAAAACGTAAATTATTCTTTTGGTCTGTTGAAGTAGGAGAAGCGTATGATCCAGATCCAACGAAACGCGATTTCTTTTACGATATTAAATACGCGATTGCACATAAACTAGTTCTTTCGAAATGGAAAAAAGGTTTAGGAGGAAATTTAGGAGCAGTTTGTTCTGGAAGTGCGGCTCTTAATCAACGGCTGATGCGTTTGTATTTTGCGGCCAAAGTTAATGTCTACGAAGGTTATGGTTTAACTGAAGCTTCACCTTTAATTTCTGTAAATTCTTATCAAGACGGAGTGCTAATCGGAACTGTTGGACCTGCAATTCCTGGTGTGGAATTTAAATTAGCAAGTGATTGCGAAATTATGGTAAAAGGTCCAAATGTCATGTTAGGATATTACAATAATCCGGAAGCTACTGCAGAAGTTTTGAAAGATGGTTGGTTATATACAGGTGATATCGGAGAAATTATTGATGGTAAGTTTCTAAAAATAGTCGATCGTAAAAAGGAAATGTTTAAAACTTCAGGTGGAAAATATATTGTTCCTACAGCGATTGAATCAAAAATGGTTGAGTCAGATTTTATCGAGCAAATGATGGTCGTTGGCGAGACTCATAAATTTCCTGCAGCTTTAATTGTTCCTTCTTATCAAAATTTAATGGATTGGGCAAAAGCAAATGCGAAAGACTTATTATCATTATCAAAAGATGAATTCTTAAAATCTGAAACTGTTTATAACAAAATTATGTCAGAAGTTGAGAAAGGAAATATCCATTTTGGGAATTGGGAAAAGATTAAAAAATTCGCAATTATTCCTAACGAATTTACGATTGATGGAGGAGAATTAACGCCAACATTAAAACTAAAACGTAAAGTAATTGCTGCAAAATATAAGAATGAGATAGAGATGATCTATCAATAA
- a CDS encoding AMP-dependent synthetase/ligase, whose amino-acid sequence MNKPIRVFDLPYFQLEKYREIDIFSSKTDGVWQGIKTKDFIQRVNNISKGLYASGVRPGDKVAMISENRLEWNLVDFAIQQLGAVVVAVYPNISDNDYEYIFNHAEVKLCLVSSDLLYQRLLNIKDKIPTLQKVYTFNSYPHIPHWFEMIKEGLYVQNDIIKDYKANVSEDDIATIIYTSGTTGDPKGVMLSHKNLISDVVSSEYSFPITAYDRALSFLPACHAYERVFQYVYIYMGVTIFYAESMEVIGENMKEVKPHIFSAVPRVLEKVFDKIMATGEQLTGVKRALFFWAIKLGEQYNEDETKLSAWYKFQLKIARKLIFSKWREALGGNVKGVASGSATLQERLLKIYLAAGIPIWEGYGLTEAAPCVSVNCIKRGLKIGTVGIPLINIDVKLADDGEILVKGDNVMKGYYKNPEATAEVLKDGWLHTGDIGVFQGKFLKIIDRKKEMFKTSGGKYIVPQQIEKKMVESKFIEQAMVVGEGKHYPAALIVSSYTNLLDWAKTENPDLINLPKEEFLNHEKIVSKIQNEVDSSNSHFGNWEKIKQFAILPNEFTVETGELTPTLKLKRKIISQKFDSVIQKIYAK is encoded by the coding sequence ATGAACAAACCAATAAGAGTTTTCGACCTTCCATATTTTCAGTTAGAAAAGTACAGAGAAATAGATATTTTTAGTTCTAAAACTGATGGTGTTTGGCAAGGAATTAAGACAAAAGACTTTATTCAGCGCGTCAATAACATATCCAAAGGATTATATGCCTCGGGTGTTAGACCTGGAGATAAAGTTGCAATGATTAGCGAAAATAGATTGGAATGGAATTTAGTTGATTTTGCTATCCAACAATTAGGCGCTGTGGTGGTTGCAGTTTATCCTAATATTTCAGATAATGATTACGAATATATTTTCAATCACGCTGAGGTTAAATTATGTTTAGTAAGTTCAGATTTATTGTATCAACGATTACTGAACATTAAAGATAAAATTCCAACACTTCAAAAAGTTTATACCTTCAATTCATATCCTCATATTCCTCATTGGTTCGAGATGATCAAAGAAGGTTTATATGTTCAAAATGATATTATCAAAGATTATAAGGCTAATGTAAGCGAAGACGATATTGCTACAATTATTTATACATCTGGTACAACAGGCGATCCGAAAGGAGTAATGTTGTCTCATAAAAATTTAATATCAGATGTAGTTAGTTCTGAATATTCTTTTCCTATTACAGCTTACGATCGTGCTTTGTCTTTTCTACCTGCTTGTCACGCTTACGAACGTGTTTTTCAGTATGTATATATTTATATGGGTGTTACCATTTTTTATGCTGAATCCATGGAAGTGATTGGAGAAAATATGAAAGAGGTTAAACCACATATTTTTTCTGCTGTTCCGCGTGTTTTGGAAAAAGTTTTTGATAAAATTATGGCCACTGGAGAACAATTAACTGGAGTAAAACGTGCATTATTTTTCTGGGCTATAAAATTAGGCGAGCAGTACAATGAAGATGAAACAAAATTATCTGCCTGGTATAAATTTCAACTAAAAATTGCCAGAAAACTTATTTTTTCTAAATGGAGAGAAGCGCTTGGTGGAAACGTGAAAGGAGTTGCATCGGGTAGTGCTACCTTACAAGAACGTTTGCTTAAAATTTATTTAGCTGCTGGTATTCCAATTTGGGAAGGTTATGGTTTAACAGAAGCTGCACCTTGTGTTTCTGTAAATTGTATAAAGCGTGGGTTAAAAATAGGAACTGTTGGTATTCCATTGATTAATATTGATGTGAAATTGGCTGATGATGGTGAGATTTTAGTCAAAGGAGATAATGTAATGAAGGGTTATTACAAAAATCCTGAAGCCACAGCAGAAGTCTTAAAAGATGGTTGGTTACACACTGGTGATATTGGAGTTTTTCAAGGTAAGTTTTTGAAGATTATTGATAGAAAAAAAGAAATGTTCAAAACTTCAGGAGGTAAATACATTGTTCCCCAGCAAATCGAGAAAAAAATGGTGGAATCTAAGTTTATTGAGCAAGCGATGGTAGTAGGAGAAGGTAAACATTATCCTGCGGCATTAATTGTTTCGAGTTACACCAACTTATTGGATTGGGCTAAAACTGAAAATCCAGATTTAATTAATTTGCCAAAAGAAGAATTCTTAAATCACGAAAAAATTGTTTCAAAAATTCAGAACGAAGTTGATAGTTCAAATAGTCATTTCGGAAACTGGGAAAAAATAAAACAATTTGCAATTCTTCCGAATGAATTTACAGTTGAAACTGGCGAATTAACACCAACTTTAAAATTGAAACGAAAAATAATTTCTCAAAAATTTGATTCAGTTATTCAAAAAATATATGCTAAATAA
- a CDS encoding WD40/YVTN/BNR-like repeat-containing protein — protein MKYLFLLLSSFSLAQTYKIINEEKTDVSFRGLAIESATNFVVSGSKNTIGKTTDGGKTFKWINPTVVQNRDFRDIEILGKDTYLAMGIDSPAYLLLTKDGGKTWTKVYENNQKGVFLDALYVDKKSKKIYALGDPIEVGKPFLVTSTLTDPTKWEVSKSVMNQPLRLKNPKEAFFASSGSNIYADENQVLIVSGGVASNVYRYTAKGGQLYSLEKSSSTTAGVNGMAYDATNNIGYMVGGDYTKPTDSKYNLYKFKIVNNQINFIDSWKYPEGYKSGVAILSKDKVIVCGYSGVDYSIDGGHNWKNITKDSYNTCIASPDKKSVILVGNKGKIGKVTF, from the coding sequence ATGAAATATTTATTTTTATTATTATCAAGTTTTTCATTAGCACAAACCTATAAAATCATCAACGAAGAAAAAACTGATGTCAGTTTTCGAGGTTTAGCGATAGAATCTGCAACTAATTTTGTTGTATCTGGATCTAAAAATACAATTGGAAAAACAACGGATGGTGGAAAAACATTCAAATGGATTAATCCAACGGTTGTTCAAAATAGAGATTTTCGTGACATCGAAATTTTAGGTAAGGATACTTATTTAGCAATGGGAATTGATTCTCCAGCTTATTTGTTATTAACGAAAGATGGTGGAAAAACATGGACAAAAGTGTATGAAAATAACCAAAAAGGTGTGTTTTTAGACGCGTTGTATGTGGATAAGAAATCGAAGAAAATTTATGCTTTAGGTGATCCGATAGAAGTTGGTAAACCATTTTTAGTAACTTCAACTTTAACTGATCCAACGAAATGGGAAGTTTCTAAATCGGTAATGAATCAACCTTTGCGTTTAAAAAATCCTAAAGAAGCTTTTTTTGCTTCGAGTGGAAGTAATATTTATGCTGATGAAAATCAAGTATTAATAGTTTCTGGAGGTGTCGCATCTAACGTTTATCGTTACACAGCTAAAGGAGGACAATTATATTCGTTAGAAAAATCATCGTCAACAACAGCAGGAGTTAATGGCATGGCGTACGATGCTACAAACAATATAGGTTATATGGTTGGTGGTGACTATACAAAACCAACAGATTCTAAATACAATTTGTATAAATTCAAGATTGTAAATAATCAGATTAATTTTATAGATTCTTGGAAATATCCTGAAGGTTACAAATCAGGCGTTGCCATTTTAAGTAAAGATAAAGTAATTGTATGTGGTTATTCAGGTGTTGATTATTCTATTGATGGTGGACATAATTGGAAAAATATTACCAAAGATAGTTACAACACGTGCATTGCTTCACCTGATAAAAAATCAGTTATTTTAGTCGGTAATAAAGGTAAAATAGGAAAGGTTACATTCTAA
- a CDS encoding DUF1801 domain-containing protein, with product MANVFSTIEEYIDTFEGDKKNILHSLSNFIQNLVPEAKPTINYKMPTYKLNGNLIHFAMFKNHVGIYPGEDMIELYKDDLKNYKTSKGTIQIQLDQEIPFDTLQKIILHKVEILKNKEVPDWKKYHDQYADITNKLVEIVSKTDLVKEFKWGGDIYTYNGKNVLAFSGFKNHYSLWFHNGVFLEDKAKVLISANEEKTKALRQWRFKSIEDLDTKLIESYIKEAIQIAKEGKELILVKEPPKEPPKEPQGILKEALEQDQDLHQAFFALTPGRRKDYIEYIDEAKQEKTKINRLNKIKPIILEGKGLHDKYKS from the coding sequence ATGGCGAATGTTTTTTCAACAATCGAAGAATATATAGACACTTTTGAAGGAGATAAAAAGAATATCCTACATTCACTTTCAAATTTTATTCAAAACTTAGTTCCAGAGGCGAAACCGACAATCAATTATAAAATGCCAACGTATAAATTGAATGGTAATTTGATTCATTTTGCGATGTTCAAAAATCATGTAGGCATTTATCCTGGAGAAGATATGATTGAACTTTATAAAGATGATTTAAAAAATTATAAGACTTCAAAAGGAACAATTCAAATTCAATTAGATCAAGAGATTCCATTTGATACGCTTCAAAAAATAATCCTTCATAAAGTAGAAATTTTAAAAAATAAGGAAGTTCCGGATTGGAAAAAATACCACGATCAATATGCTGATATTACCAATAAATTAGTAGAAATTGTTTCTAAAACTGATTTGGTAAAAGAATTTAAATGGGGTGGAGATATTTATACCTACAATGGTAAAAATGTATTGGCTTTTAGTGGTTTTAAAAATCACTATTCATTATGGTTTCATAATGGAGTTTTTTTAGAAGATAAAGCTAAAGTCTTGATTTCAGCCAACGAAGAAAAAACGAAAGCTTTACGCCAATGGCGTTTCAAAAGTATTGAAGATTTAGATACAAAATTGATAGAAAGTTATATCAAAGAAGCCATCCAGATAGCTAAAGAAGGAAAAGAATTAATTCTTGTAAAAGAACCACCTAAAGAACCACCTAAAGAACCACAAGGTATACTGAAAGAAGCGTTAGAACAAGATCAAGATTTACATCAAGCTTTTTTTGCGCTAACACCTGGACGACGTAAAGATTACATCGAATACATTGACGAAGCTAAACAAGAGAAAACCAAAATTAATCGCTTGAATAAAATTAAACCAATCATTTTGGAAGGAAAAGGTTTACACGATAAATACAAAAGCTAA
- a CDS encoding DUF1801 domain-containing protein → MQYTVSNTEEYFKELPDERKVGFEKLYQTIKANLPTGFSEHISYGHVGFVVPFSIYAKGYHCDSTQPLPFIGLASQKNHIAIYHMGIYMNQEVLDWFTTEFKNHSKKKLDMGKSCIRFKKVDDIPYDLIAELATKFTVEEYVNLYESLLKSKK, encoded by the coding sequence ATGCAATATACAGTAAGTAATACAGAGGAGTATTTTAAAGAACTTCCAGATGAGCGAAAAGTAGGTTTCGAGAAATTATATCAAACCATAAAAGCAAATTTACCGACAGGATTTTCCGAACATATTAGTTATGGTCATGTTGGATTTGTAGTGCCTTTTTCAATTTATGCCAAAGGTTATCATTGCGATTCAACTCAACCTTTACCATTTATCGGTTTGGCTTCTCAAAAGAATCACATAGCAATTTATCACATGGGAATTTACATGAATCAAGAGGTTTTGGATTGGTTCACAACTGAATTTAAAAATCATTCGAAAAAGAAATTAGACATGGGAAAAAGTTGCATTCGTTTTAAAAAAGTAGACGATATTCCTTATGATTTAATAGCAGAATTAGCGACTAAATTTACTGTGGAAGAATATGTAAATTTGTACGAGAGTCTTCTAAAATCAAAAAAATAA
- a CDS encoding AMP-dependent synthetase/ligase, with the protein MNNPTRIFDLAYRQAELWPDNNMFATKIDGEWKFTKPSEFIEQTKAISKGLLALGIKPGDKVGLVCESRYEWHVIDFAIQQIGAVVVAVYPNITDAEYQFIFNDAEISLCIVSNKNLYNRISKLMDSMFNLQYIFAINEFPDSRNWTELIKIGQDISDEYVSNLSQAVRPTDLATLIYTSGTSGRPKGVMLSHNNMVSNFKASNELLVLEPGTRGLTFLPPCHAYERTVIYCYLNLGINVYFAEGLEKIGENISEVKPHIMTAVPRLMEKVYEKIIKTGSTLTGTKRKIFDWAVEVAAEYEPDASKRSLAYNMKLAVARKLVLNKFYEALGGNFKNIISGSASLQGRIARVFMASGLPFYEGYGMTETSPLITVNNPYRLGVRIGTVGSPISGVEVKLAEDGEILVKGPNVMMGYYKNPEATAEVIIDGWLHTGDIGTWIEGEGKFLKIIDRKKEMFKISGGKYVVPAPIENKLTESNFIDQAMVVGDGEKFPSALIVPNFANLKEWAEVAAPEIAKLPKIEFYKQSEVQKKINQEIRQANQFFGNWEQLKKCVIISDEFTIEGGELTPTLKKKRKVIAEKYKTEIENIFK; encoded by the coding sequence ATGAATAATCCGACAAGAATATTTGATTTAGCATACCGTCAAGCTGAATTATGGCCTGACAATAATATGTTTGCTACTAAAATAGATGGTGAATGGAAATTTACAAAACCTTCTGAGTTTATTGAACAAACCAAAGCTATTTCAAAAGGGCTTTTGGCATTAGGTATAAAACCTGGTGATAAAGTTGGATTAGTTTGTGAAAGCCGTTACGAATGGCATGTTATCGATTTTGCTATTCAGCAAATTGGAGCTGTTGTAGTGGCAGTTTATCCAAATATAACAGATGCTGAATATCAATTTATTTTTAACGATGCTGAAATTAGTCTATGTATCGTTAGCAATAAAAATTTATATAATCGTATTAGTAAATTAATGGACTCAATGTTCAATTTACAATACATTTTTGCGATCAACGAATTTCCTGATTCTAGAAATTGGACTGAATTAATAAAAATTGGTCAAGATATTTCAGATGAATATGTTTCTAATTTAAGTCAAGCTGTTCGTCCTACTGATTTAGCTACTTTAATTTATACTTCAGGAACTTCAGGGCGTCCTAAAGGAGTTATGTTGTCGCACAACAACATGGTTTCTAATTTCAAGGCTTCTAATGAATTGTTAGTTTTAGAACCTGGAACAAGAGGATTAACTTTTTTACCTCCTTGTCATGCTTACGAACGTACTGTAATTTACTGTTATTTAAACTTAGGTATCAATGTTTATTTTGCTGAAGGTTTAGAAAAAATTGGTGAAAACATCAGTGAAGTGAAACCGCATATTATGACGGCCGTTCCTCGTTTGATGGAAAAAGTGTACGAAAAAATTATAAAAACAGGAAGTACTTTAACTGGTACTAAACGTAAGATTTTTGATTGGGCTGTTGAGGTTGCTGCAGAATATGAGCCAGATGCATCAAAACGTTCATTGGCATATAACATGAAGTTGGCGGTTGCTCGTAAATTAGTTTTAAATAAATTTTACGAAGCATTAGGTGGTAATTTCAAAAATATCATTTCAGGAAGTGCGTCTTTACAGGGTCGTATTGCTCGTGTATTTATGGCGTCAGGATTACCTTTTTATGAAGGTTACGGAATGACAGAAACTTCTCCATTAATTACAGTTAATAATCCTTATCGTTTAGGGGTGCGTATCGGTACAGTTGGTTCGCCAATTTCTGGTGTTGAGGTTAAGTTGGCTGAAGATGGAGAAATTTTAGTAAAAGGTCCAAACGTAATGATGGGATATTACAAAAATCCAGAAGCAACTGCTGAAGTTATTATTGATGGATGGTTACATACAGGTGATATTGGAACTTGGATTGAAGGTGAAGGGAAATTCTTAAAAATTATCGATCGTAAGAAAGAAATGTTTAAAATTTCTGGTGGGAAATATGTTGTTCCTGCACCGATTGAAAATAAATTAACTGAATCTAATTTCATTGATCAAGCAATGGTTGTGGGTGATGGTGAAAAATTTCCATCAGCTTTAATTGTTCCAAATTTTGCAAATTTAAAAGAGTGGGCAGAAGTTGCTGCTCCAGAAATTGCGAAATTACCAAAGATTGAATTTTACAAGCAATCTGAGGTTCAAAAGAAAATTAATCAAGAAATTAGACAAGCAAACCAATTTTTTGGAAATTGGGAACAGTTAAAAAAATGTGTTATCATTTCTGATGAGTTTACAATCGAAGGAGGTGAATTAACACCAACTTTAAAGAAAAAAAGAAAAGTAATTGCTGAAAAATATAAAACTGAAATAGAGAATATTTTCAAATAA
- a CDS encoding DUF2461 domain-containing protein, with protein sequence MANFLDFLSQLEKNNNREWFAAHKPKFETAKKEADLIFDEVYEALSEVEVLQPLKKYRIYRDIRFSLDKTPYKNHFSAFVGRKKPEKRGGFYIHFEKDNCFIGGGFWGPEKDDLLRIRKAIDSSATLEILLEDKVLLNTFGNLYGDELKTAPKGFPKDHERIELLRKKQFLFIKKFDDHEIFDQDFPQKVVEAYQSLLPFYNYMTEVLTTNENGESII encoded by the coding sequence ATGGCAAATTTTTTAGACTTTCTAAGTCAGCTTGAAAAAAATAATAATAGAGAATGGTTTGCAGCGCATAAGCCAAAATTTGAAACAGCAAAAAAAGAAGCAGATTTAATTTTTGATGAGGTTTATGAAGCTTTGTCAGAAGTTGAAGTTTTGCAACCATTGAAAAAATATCGTATTTACCGAGATATTCGTTTTTCTTTAGATAAAACGCCTTATAAAAATCATTTTTCTGCTTTTGTAGGACGTAAGAAACCTGAAAAAAGAGGTGGATTTTATATCCATTTCGAAAAAGATAATTGTTTTATTGGTGGTGGTTTTTGGGGACCAGAAAAAGATGATTTATTGCGCATTAGAAAAGCAATAGATTCGTCTGCAACTTTAGAAATATTATTAGAAGACAAAGTATTGTTAAATACATTCGGGAACTTATATGGAGATGAATTAAAGACAGCACCTAAAGGATTTCCAAAAGATCATGAACGTATTGAGTTACTTAGAAAAAAACAATTTCTATTCATTAAAAAGTTTGACGATCATGAAATCTTTGATCAAGATTTTCCTCAAAAGGTGGTAGAAGCTTATCAAAGCTTATTACCATTTTACAATTACATGACGGAAGTTTTAACCACGAACGAAAATGGAGAATCAATAATATAA